From the genome of Branchiostoma floridae strain S238N-H82 chromosome 8, Bfl_VNyyK, whole genome shotgun sequence:
agtcatttgttcaacctccaAGACTTCAAGGTAACTCTGTTCTGGCCAAATGTCTTTTTCCTCAGGTTCACATTAGTTTTAGGGTTCCTAGTGcatggatgtcattcatataatcgaattaacatggcctatcattaaaaaacagaaaaacacaacGTTGCATACTAATGCtgaaaaatgaagacaaatacGCAGTCTTTGTCTATCACTTTTTATTTCACGCTTCTTGGTTACATGGTTATAAGTATTATAGCCTATAACGATTTCATGGTCTTACGAGAGAAAGGCACATTCGCAATGCATGGAAACATGCATCTGCTGTGCGagatactctccaagaagagaaTAGGCCGCTGGAATTTATGGTTTTTGAGGAGGTTTTTGAAAGCAAAGACACGAGAAAACTGTCTCCCTGTGCCTTCTCGGAGCTTCTAACGTATCATTTGACCCTAAACTGATTCTCATGCAGGCGCACAAGAGTAAAAATCCATACACTGCccaaaataatttttcttgttttgcttaccccatggacaattcgtatatgaagaaaaatattcttgcaggaagaaaatgtagaattagATTCAAGAAAAGCAggaaactacaaaaaaattatggAAATTTAGCAAAATCTTCTacttttttcttataatgcaagaaaaaaagtatagaaattcttgtgtttttttttcataaccagattcaactcttaagaaatacgagaatttttttcttccctttctcCGAATATGACAGGACTTATTTCCTGGAAGCATTTTGGTAGTGTAAGAAAACGAATCTTAAATTATCTCAGAAGCTTAACAAGCGAAAATTTGCTTGGCCCATTGACAAGCACATTTTACTAAGATTTCTTGGAGACAGAACAATTTTCTTCTGGGAAGATagattttctgtgaggaagcaaagcaagaaaaaaagcatttttggcagTGTAGAAATAAGGGGGGGGGGTTGATCTCACAGCTTGTGTTGGTGGGAATTTGACGTCATAGCGGAGGTTTTCTCCATGTTTCTTTATAAAGCAACATTCCCGACTGCCCGCCATGTTTTTGGTGTCTTGTTTTGGCGCTTTTGTTGATCTCTCTAATTCCTATTAGGCTTTCCTTTTATCCACCAGTCAAATCTTTACCTTAGCTGCCAGAGAAAGgcaaaacctgacaaaatagaaagcctgaaaAATACATAGGGCActtagccggagcctaacctctgcttggagagtgtaGTATATATCGGAGCCATCAACAATATACTGGCCAAGTATACTAACTAtaataactatatatatatatatatatatatatatatatatatatatatatatatatatatatatatatatatatatatatatatatactaagtaTAATACCACAGCAAGTTTGGAAATTTGCTTTTAGTCAAACAATACCTCTGTTGGGCCTTTATCAATTTGGTTATGAATCATTGCAAAGCCTCTCTATTTTCATTTACAAGAGTTTATAACTTACTATTATCAAACTGTCAAACTGTCCGTTGACgagagaacatgtaaatactgttcagggaaagcagtggaagatgaacttcatttcatttgtcaattttcACATTACAATTCCGAAAGAAAggaacttttccttaaaatctgcaaaactttcTCAAGCTTTTATCaacttaccgaccaacaaaaatcaatcttcttgcttaactcgtccaacccctttatatatgaaaatgttggacaattcatctcctactgcataaggaaaagaagtcaagcccatcaaatagcttgagtagaaatagatttagataaGACAGACGTtatttcccttttgatttatctatgaatatcattcaAGGACAATAGACGAGCTTTTCAATGACATGAAACACACTGCCTATCATAAAATACAACAGGCTTATGATCATGGGGAATTGGGCCCTTTTTTCTCGGTAACTCGACCCACGAATGCACGTTCGTAGCAAATGTGGAATCATAATATAAGACTAGATAAGTTTTTCAACGATGGATAATACAATGAAATTGATAAATTAACAACGGAAAAATATAATGGACTAAAAGCTACTTTCCAAACTTTTACTGACAAGTTTATTCTAAAATCTAATGTCTTATAATATATATCTCTCAGACTCTCACCAACTTCCTATGATAAATTTCCGGATATAGATGCTTGCTAATAAATATTAAGTATTCTTTACGATAAGCCTTAGCTTCTTCGTCACCTTAGAGGGGTCCTAAACTCCATAAGAgtgtgttattttccgatataGGCCTTTattttaggaagtaaaacaCGCATGTTACTTCATATTGTATGATTAAGTACCCACTAGTATCGCGTACATCAAAAGGCATTCAGTATGGTGCTAAACTACCCAAGTTCTCTTTAAATAGAATTACGTTTCTAGTTTGGTAACAAAACCAATTTCAGGGGCAATGTTAAAAACTCGTTTGTGTTAGATGCCTTGTGAACAACTAGCCGTCTTGGTGTGCACATCGCCCCTTACGTATGGCGAAAATATCAACaatgaaggaagtgtctacgtataggaaatgcatgggtagtgtctgcatgggtttagtaaGTTTTACAATCACACCTCGCGTAATTAACCACATGTGAAATTTTGCAGGCTGCTAATTTGGAATAAacaacactcccttctggagtttagtacCAAAAGATTGATCCtttaatatgataatatgtGATGACTTGAAGAAAATTGATGATATGTTATGATGTGATATAAcatatgatatgatgatgataatgtaatGCTACCATTGTCCTATTTGTAGCGTGATATGTAATAGTATCTATATAATTTATCTAAAATCCATTGGAATATAGTCAGAATTGATGACTGATTGTTAAAAGGTGCATTTGGAACAGATCTATATGTATTTGCCTTCCTGTTCTTATATTAAGCCTTGCTAACAGATATTGTTCTGAACCTAAAGTCATGTTTTAATTAATGTTTATTCTAGATTAAGTAGAATAAGGGCTTTTGGTGCTACAGAATAGCGTCACTATCTTGGTACAGATTCTTATATTGCAAttcatactacagtatgggattgcaatatattgttatattgcaatccatacatagtatgggattgcaatatattgttatattgcaatcccatactacagtatggattgcaatatattgattttgcttggtttcttcttcttcttctcctgtcaaatcttcaattggattcaactttttcatttttgggccaactgagctgaaatttggcatggaggtagggatagcaaatacccccagactttttcttcactttttttatagaggccttagaaattatgatatttagggtttttggtcatttttagataaaatatatatattttgggcccctgtgccctggtattaaaccctaatgacctgcaatttggtacagaggtgcattggacatatgagtaCAGGAActaatcaacactttcttcatagaccacttcaaaaattatttatttggggttttttggccatttttgactaaaatgtctatttttggctcctatgcccttgtaagcaaatgtcggcctttctagttttaaaatcattttaaacaaTGAGGGTTTTTCAAGTGGAATACATCTGTTAAATCATGTATTGTGCTACTATGGCAGGGTTTCTGTaggtaatttgcatgatttaggGGCGCAGTCATCCTAATAGGGTCGTAATAGGGTCAATAGTGATGGAGATCGTTGTCTCAGTTGGAGCCACTGTTGGAGCCACTGTCGGAGCCACTGTCGGAGCCACTGTCGGAGCCACTGTCGGAGCCACTGTCGGAGCCACTGTCGGAGCCACTGTCGGAGCCACTGTCGGAGCCACTGTCGGAGCCACTGTCGGAGCCACTGTCGGAGCCACTGTCGGAGCCACTGTCGGAGCCACTGCCGCTTTCATTACTGCCGCTACCACCGTTGCCTCCGTTACCGTTGCCACCACCGTTGCCTCCGTTACTGCCGCTACCACCGTTGCCTCCGTTACCGTTGCCACCACCGTTGCCTCCGTTACCGTTGCCACCACCGTTGCCACCACCACCGTTGCCAGCTGTGAATTTACATAAAAGACAGAGATTAATCAAGTTTTATGTTTCTAGCTTCCATAATCATATTCTACAATCAAAGTTTTTAATTACATTATGATGAAGGAACTTTGTTTTTGGACCATGTGttcccttaccctggagagcaagCAGATCCTCTGGCGCATGGCAAGCGTAAAATGCTACAAGCTGGATCTCATGTGGCCccttttttccacattttagGCGAACTCATTCTAGAATAGgtaaaaatcaatgcgcgcgcggatgtcattaAAAAACTAAGTCATGTGGCCAGCAACATAGGGTACgatttacaaacaaacacagggaacgctttacaaacaaacataggGAACATTTGTACCCTGTACGTTAATAAGTTATACGTACGGCACTGGTCCTGTAGTATTCGGTTGTAAAGAGCACATGGGTCGGTGTCGTCAAAAACATTTGGGGGGATCTCAGCGATGTCCAAGAGCACTGCGCTGTTCACGGGGTCTCCAACACCGACGCTGTACAGGGTGATCCCATCGTCTCGTGCTGCGTCAGCTTCTGCGACATGGTCATCCAGTGGCTAGAAAGAGTTGGAGAATTcggaggggcgagtaagaacagaaagaaacaaacatgccaacacccgggatcgaacccggggcggcGGATtgcaaatccaacgtgcaaaccacaacaccaaaagctctagagccgttggcatggtcagtttggctgttacactactccccctttcttttcaagattcgtcctcgaatctccgagatcgatatccctgtgtggcacatcttagcctgttactcacagtgtggcacatccgcaAGCCTGTTACTCTCTGTGTGGCATatttctagcctgttactcacagggccggtgtgggaaccaatgtaagaaTTCGTcagcgagtaagaacagaaagaaacaaacttgccggcacccgggatcgaacccgggtcggcagagtacaaatccaacgtgcaaatcACAACACCAAAACCTCTAGAGCCGTTGGCGTGATCAGTTTGctagcgcttgaaccccactgttacactagagAATGAAAAAGGCTGTATAAAGTCTGTGCATAGGCTCTGTATTTGCTGATCACAGTAGGGTCATTATGTGTATGGGAGGTTAACTCTATACTTAGGTGAAGGAAAAGGCACACGACTTTACTCCTTCCTCGTTGGTGTcaaaatgggtatctgactttgTTTGGGGAGGGAAATGGCGGTGGGAGGAAAGAGTGATGGTTTTAACCTCCATAAAAGTGCCCTGGACACAGTCACAGTAGATAAAAATCTACTTGGAAACGCCATGGAACTGCTTTGACCTATTTATTCCCCAGACATGTACTACAGAACAAAGTATCTATAGGCCGACTTAAGTCAGTGAGCTAAAAGTGACATGGCATTTTTTTACCATAATACGCCTGAGTCTAAGAGATTACGCAAGGTTCGCAGATTTGCCGAGCACCATTAGATATAACAGCATAGTTTCGGGGGAAAAATTAAGCTCGACCCTGGCAAAATTCTTAtaagtggtaaatgattggacttTCAACTAGTAGTTAAATTTGTAAATACTTTTagtaattaatgcaaaagtgccataacTCTTCTAAGTAATGACTGGACTTTCGActgtgtaagttagttgaaGGTATACATAACCAAGTATAGATTATAAAAATGTGGCATTGATTTTCATAGTCCATTCAAAAGTGTCATGATCCATGATTCTCCTACGTGgtaaatgatttgattttgaacatCGTGACCTGTGTGAGTTAGTTACACAACACGCAACCGAGCATAGATTACCTAGATGTGAACaatgatattttgacaatatttcaatttgaaagtactgtcgacttgatatctctaattAGCTAAGTAAATTTGTACCATGGATAGAAGTGAACTATCGTTATACAAAGTAGAAGAAAATTTCATACATAGCCTTGGATGTAGCCGTCTGTCAGAACTACCGCCACTCGACGAGCCCCATTACGCCATGTCAAAGCAGtctaaagaaaacagaacaagaaacagtgGTTAGAGAAAACTTTCcttcacagggctcgaaataccacctgcaggttagtgcaggtaaaactggagctgtgcaggtatttctgatgtctacctgtacctaacctgcactggtccatgtgctgggttttatacatagatgcctcataatgtaggtgtatgtgaattGTTATTAACTGCATTGACCGTTTACACCtatcatttgtttatttacctATTAGGTATAAAAGAAAGCATAGCAATTGTTCCTCAACAATATTAGTaggatccatacttcctaaattcagagtggtgcaggtaggatttgtctggtgcaagtaactttcattgttacatgcagtgcaggtatgcagaaaaaagtatttcgaactCTGCTTTATAGCTGATTCTCTCGGGGTTCAGGCGCTTCCAATCCAGTTCATTGAAAACCAGAGAACATGCCATAAAAAATATTCACGGCTACAAGCTCTTTCACACTTCTGCGTAAGCATGCGCGGCGAcaggcattgtgggtaatatgccTTAGGTGAATGCCCCTAAGTTGCCACTATGCTGGCAAACAGTCCTTACTTCGTCCATttctcaatttgcataataatgtcCAGATGTTCTTTGTTTGTGTCTCAGGTGCCTTCACTTTTGACATTTATATACTATCAAAAATTCCTGTGGTTGCGCATGACTACTCGCAACTATGAATGTACTTATTGCACATTTACTATTTTATAGATCGGCATTCTTACCGTGTCTCTCATGTAGCGAATAGCCGGGCCGGTTCGGGTTATTCCCCCCTGCTGCATCAAGTAGTCGAGGTCAGCCTCAAGTCCCAGGTCACCAATTGTGTACTCGTCCAGACCGATTTCCTTCCTCGCTTCACAGTTGTAAAGAATAGCTCCAACCTATGTCATATTCGGAATGAAAGGAGCATCAGTCAAAGCactcagttcacctttatccgcggggtagcgtatatccgttgcttttagaaACGGGatacttagggatatcaagtcaacagacagtggttttaaattgcattttttttttcaaaattagcaGAATGAAATCACTTTTCGTCCGctcgatatccctaaatagCCCGTCTTTATATATATAGGCTACACCACGGATAAATTAGGAACACTACCATCACCCCGGATGATACTGAATACACTTGTATTCTATATCTTCCATGGTCATACCTGGGCTGTGCTAATGTTTGACACGGGTGATCCAGACATGTCCTGTGTGTGACATGACACCGATTTTTGTCAACTTCTGGGGCATATGCATTTCGCCCTCAAGCTACATTTCCATCACTTATAAGtgacgagaagaagccgaacctGTGTATTAGAGTGGCTTTAGAAcctatgttttagattagtattagGTGTCCTCTGAAGTCGGGCATCGTTTGAgaaataaaggtcttcaatcattcattcattaactcgAAGTTAATAGCCTTTCTTCTAACCGACTGCATGTGGATGGGTTGGGATTTTTGGCAGTTAGACACTGTTTAGCCTTGGATACTGTTTTTGGCCCcgatatgcttggagattgaaGAAAACTCGTTAAAcaagaaaacttttgaaataagCTGGCCGGTGCATATTTTGGAAAGAAgtcctggatgttaaacaaaatcacatgaaaagaGAGCGGTTAAACTTCAAAGTCTATTTTCTGTCAAAAGGCATTTACGTGGGATTTGTTACAGAAAAGAAATACTTCTAGAAGTGAGATTCGAACCCATGCCTACAGGACCAGACTGAGAGTGAACGCAGCACCTTTGACCGCTAGGCAATCCTGACTCGGTCGCATAACAAACGCGTTTGGAAGTGGCCTTTAGAATGGCTACACTAAATTGATAAAATCCGt
Proteins encoded in this window:
- the LOC118422052 gene encoding uncharacterized protein LOC118422052 isoform X1, which codes for MMWKALLATFVMAVTIGGTTGQQANTLGHQYNSLGCWNPSGLPSIEGQDSRLNGNDWTIRANAIQKCFQAACHMCYTVFGLDANGRCRSSATAPDDYDDGGPATGCENTVGRGGDGAMEVYQVSDKHRHICTKCRDGNPRTMDCFMDIVLVQDDSSSIPHSLFGNTKQYMVDFTQCINSFDDRVGAILYNCEARKEIGLDEYTIGDLGLEADLDYLMQQGGITRTGPAIRYMRDTTALTWRNGARRVAVVLTDGYIQGYPLDDHVAEADAARDDGITLYSVGVGDPVNSAVLLDIAEIPPNVFDDTDPCALYNRILQDQCPGNGGGGNGGGNGNGGNGGGNGNGGNGGSGSNGGNGGGNGNGGNGGSGSNESGSGSDSGSDSGSDSGSDSGSDSGSDSGSDSGSDSGSDSGSDSGSDSGSDSGSDSGSNSGSN
- the LOC118422052 gene encoding uncharacterized protein LOC118422052 isoform X2; this translates as MMWKALLATFVMAVTIGGTTGQQANTLGHQYNSLGCWNPSGLPSIEGQDSRLNGNDWTIRANAIQKCFQAACHMCYTVFGLDANGRCRSSATAPDDYDDGGPATGCENTVGRGGDGAMEVYQVSDKHRHICTKCRDGNPRTMDCFMDIVLVQDDSSSIPHSLFGNTKQYMVDFTQCINSFDDRVGAILYNCEARKEIGLDEYTIGDLGLEADLDYLMQQGGITRTGPAIRYMRDTTALTWRNGARRVAVVLTDGYIQGYPLDDHVAEADAARDDGITLYSVGVGDPVNSAVLLDIAEIPPNVFDDTDPCALYNRILQDQCPGNGGGGNGGGNGNGGNGGGNGNGGNGGSGSNESGSGSDSGSDSGSDSGSDSGSDSGSDSGSDSGSDSGSDSGSDSGSDSGSDSGSDSGSNSGSN